In a single window of the Agromyces sp. H17E-10 genome:
- a CDS encoding ParA family protein produces the protein MNHGGTPLAYELADETRRRIALEEAVLPKPAKTRVLTISNQKGGVGKTTTAVNLAAALARSGARVLVIDLDPQGNASTALGVDHRSEQQSVYEVLVADLALSEVIQPSTEHESLDCVPATIHLAGAEIELVSLVAREQRLRRALDAHLASMDEPYHYVFIDCPPSLGLLTINAFVAAREVLIPIQCEYYALEGLSQLLSNIELIEKHLNPELRLSTILLTMYDSRTNLAQQVAQEVRDHFPTQTLDTIIPRSVRVSEAPSYGQSVISYDFASSGSLSYREAAAEIARRGAAKAEETN, from the coding sequence ATCAATCACGGAGGAACTCCCCTGGCTTACGAACTTGCCGACGAAACGCGCCGGCGCATTGCGCTCGAGGAGGCCGTGCTTCCGAAGCCGGCGAAGACTCGTGTGCTCACGATCTCGAATCAGAAGGGTGGCGTCGGCAAGACGACCACTGCCGTGAATCTCGCCGCCGCACTGGCGCGATCAGGTGCACGCGTGCTCGTCATCGATCTCGATCCGCAGGGAAATGCGTCGACCGCACTCGGCGTCGACCACCGTTCCGAGCAGCAGAGCGTGTACGAGGTCCTCGTCGCCGACCTCGCGCTCTCCGAGGTGATCCAGCCGTCGACCGAGCACGAGTCGCTCGACTGCGTGCCCGCGACCATCCACCTGGCGGGCGCGGAGATCGAGCTCGTGTCGCTCGTCGCCCGCGAGCAGCGGCTCCGTCGGGCGCTCGATGCGCATCTCGCGTCGATGGACGAGCCGTATCACTACGTCTTCATCGACTGCCCGCCGTCGCTCGGCCTCTTGACGATCAACGCCTTCGTCGCGGCGCGCGAGGTACTCATCCCGATCCAGTGCGAGTACTACGCGCTCGAGGGTCTCTCGCAGCTGCTCAGCAACATCGAGCTCATCGAGAAGCACCTGAATCCCGAGCTCCGACTGTCGACGATCCTGCTGACGATGTACGACTCGCGCACGAACCTCGCGCAGCAGGTGGCGCAGGAGGTTCGCGACCACTTCCCCACGCAGACGCTCGATACGATCATCCCCCGATCGGTGCGCGTCTCCGAGGCACCCAGCTACGGACAGAGCGTGATCAGCTACGACTTCGCGTCGAGCGGATCCCTGTCGTATCGAGAGGCAGCAGCCGAGATCGCACGACGCGGCGCTGCGAAAGCAGAGGAAACCAACTGA
- a CDS encoding ParB/RepB/Spo0J family partition protein encodes MASKRTGLGRGIGALIPTVDESTKANRPVDVFFPDADSTPATAVAAVEQAAAAEDLIAVPGARLARLDPNDIVPNAVQPRSVFDPEDLAELVHSVREFGVLQPIVVRPHPDQVGKYELVMGERRLRATKAAGLDTIPAVIKDTANEDMLRDALLENLHRSQLNPLEEASAYQQLLADFGITQEELANRIGRSRPQISNTLRLLKLPEPVQVRVAAGVLSAGHARAILSVGDSDDMQRFADKIVNEELSVRAAESLASQEPKAAARVKPSAGKRQDFLDDLATRLGDRLNTRVKIALGARKGQISIDFATVQDLRRILTELGEELEGV; translated from the coding sequence ATGGCAAGCAAGCGAACCGGACTCGGCCGAGGCATCGGCGCACTCATTCCCACGGTCGACGAATCGACGAAGGCGAACCGTCCGGTCGACGTCTTCTTCCCCGACGCCGACTCGACGCCCGCCACGGCGGTCGCAGCGGTGGAGCAGGCGGCCGCCGCTGAGGATCTCATCGCCGTGCCCGGCGCCCGGCTCGCCCGGCTCGATCCGAACGACATCGTCCCGAATGCCGTGCAGCCGCGGAGCGTCTTCGATCCCGAAGACCTTGCCGAGCTCGTGCACAGCGTGCGCGAATTCGGCGTCTTGCAGCCGATCGTGGTTCGCCCCCACCCCGACCAGGTCGGCAAGTACGAACTCGTCATGGGCGAGCGCCGCCTCCGGGCCACGAAGGCAGCGGGTCTCGACACCATCCCGGCCGTCATCAAGGACACCGCCAACGAGGACATGCTGCGCGACGCGCTCCTCGAGAACCTCCACCGGTCGCAGCTCAACCCGCTCGAAGAGGCATCGGCGTACCAGCAGCTGCTCGCCGACTTCGGCATCACGCAGGAGGAGCTCGCGAACCGTATCGGTCGATCCCGGCCGCAGATCTCGAACACCCTGCGTCTCCTGAAGCTCCCCGAGCCGGTGCAGGTGCGCGTCGCCGCCGGCGTGCTCAGTGCCGGACATGCACGCGCGATCCTCTCGGTCGGCGACTCCGACGACATGCAGCGATTCGCCGACAAGATCGTGAACGAGGAGCTCTCGGTGCGCGCCGCCGAGTCGCTCGCGTCGCAGGAGCCGAAGGCGGCCGCTCGCGTGAAGCCTTCGGCAGGCAAGCGGCAGGACTTCCTCGACGATTTGGCGACGAGGCTCGGCGATCGGCTGAACACCCGCGTGAAGATCGCGCTGGGCGCTCGAAAAGGCCAGATCAGCATTGATTTCGCAACCGTTCAGGACCTTCGGCGGATCCTGACGGAGCTCGGCGAGGAACTCGAGGGTGTCTGA
- a CDS encoding D-alanine--D-alanine ligase family protein, translating into MSESTGLNVVVLAGGISHERDVSLRSGRRVADALTAAGHRVVLRDPDAGLLPYLASDRPDVVFPALHGSSGEDGSLLELLAAIGVATVGSTGAAARRAWSKPVASSLVAGAGIAVPESIVLSHEAFRELGAASVLRVVREKLDGDLVVKPGSGGSAQGVSIVDHPDALARAMVEAFTYDDVAVVERRIVGTEIAVTVIGTDDGATTLPAVEIEPTAGVYGFDARYNAGETTFYAPSRLAESELSAAAEAAITAHATLGLRDLSRVDFIVDAMGTPWFLEANVLPGLTETSLVPLAIEASGSTASELYDRLVRTAHARFIG; encoded by the coding sequence ATGAGCGAATCTACCGGTTTGAATGTCGTCGTCCTCGCCGGAGGCATCTCACACGAACGCGATGTCTCGCTCCGCTCGGGCCGAAGGGTCGCCGACGCACTGACCGCGGCCGGCCACCGGGTCGTGCTGCGCGATCCCGATGCCGGACTCCTTCCGTACCTCGCGTCCGATCGTCCCGATGTCGTATTCCCGGCCCTGCATGGATCGAGCGGCGAGGACGGCTCGCTGCTCGAGCTGCTCGCGGCGATCGGCGTCGCCACCGTCGGCTCGACCGGCGCAGCCGCGCGCCGAGCGTGGTCGAAGCCGGTCGCGAGTTCGCTCGTCGCCGGAGCCGGCATCGCCGTGCCCGAGTCGATCGTGCTCTCGCACGAGGCGTTCCGCGAGCTGGGCGCCGCGAGCGTGCTGAGGGTCGTTCGCGAGAAGCTCGACGGCGACCTGGTCGTGAAGCCCGGATCAGGCGGTTCGGCGCAAGGTGTGTCGATCGTCGATCACCCCGACGCACTCGCGCGCGCGATGGTCGAGGCGTTCACATACGATGACGTCGCAGTGGTCGAGCGCCGCATCGTCGGTACCGAGATCGCGGTCACGGTCATCGGCACCGACGACGGTGCGACCACCTTGCCGGCCGTCGAGATCGAGCCGACCGCCGGCGTCTACGGATTCGACGCGCGGTACAACGCGGGGGAGACCACGTTCTACGCACCGTCGCGTCTCGCCGAGTCCGAGCTCTCGGCAGCGGCCGAAGCCGCCATCACCGCGCACGCGACGCTCGGCCTTCGCGACCTGTCCCGGGTGGATTTCATCGTGGATGCCATGGGCACGCCGTGGTTCCTCGAAGCGAACGTGCTGCCGGGGTTGACGGAGACCTCGCTCGTCCCGCTCGCGATCGAGGCGTCGGGGTCGACGGCGTCGGAGCTCTACGACCGACTCGTCCGAACGGCACACGCCCGGTTCATCGGGTGA
- a CDS encoding aminotransferase-like domain-containing protein, with protein MTSDGVPQRTGNNLDPWYANYAERAAGFAASEVRALFAVASRPEVVSLAGGMPFVSALPQDLITTSMEKVMREQGPVALQYGGGAGVPALREQILDVMAIEGIRGTVDNVVTSTGSQQALDFVAKLFLDPGDVVLAEAPSYVGAMGVFRSYQASVVHVAMDDDGLIPEALRQTIAHLRGQGRRIKFLYTIPNFHNPAGVTLSASRRPEILEICRANEILVLEDNPYGLLHFDEPAPNALRSLDPEGVIYLGSFSKTLAPGFRVGWALAPHAIREKLILAAESAVLSPSSFSQLVVSEYLATADWRGQIDTFRGVYRERKDAMIEALGEYLPQLSWTNPNGGFYVWVTMPDMLDSKQMLPRAVKELVAYTPGTAFFADGRGRHAMRLSFCYPTPDAIRLGIRRLATVVNGELDLLDTFAGTGTLQLPPTPGVEQAPPSDLK; from the coding sequence GTGACCTCTGACGGCGTCCCCCAGCGGACCGGCAACAATCTCGACCCCTGGTACGCGAATTACGCCGAGCGAGCCGCCGGGTTCGCCGCCTCAGAAGTCCGAGCCCTCTTCGCCGTCGCCTCCCGGCCCGAGGTCGTGTCGCTCGCCGGCGGCATGCCGTTCGTGTCGGCCCTTCCGCAGGACCTGATCACGACCTCGATGGAGAAGGTCATGCGCGAGCAGGGCCCGGTCGCGCTCCAGTACGGCGGGGGAGCGGGCGTCCCCGCGCTGCGCGAGCAGATCCTCGACGTGATGGCGATCGAGGGCATCCGCGGCACGGTCGACAACGTGGTGACCTCGACCGGCTCGCAGCAGGCGCTCGACTTCGTCGCGAAGCTGTTCCTCGACCCCGGCGACGTCGTGCTCGCCGAGGCTCCGTCGTACGTCGGCGCGATGGGCGTGTTCCGCTCGTACCAGGCGTCGGTCGTGCACGTCGCGATGGACGACGACGGCCTGATCCCCGAGGCGCTCCGCCAGACGATCGCCCACCTGCGCGGCCAGGGGCGACGCATCAAGTTCCTCTACACGATCCCGAACTTCCACAACCCGGCCGGCGTCACGCTCTCGGCCTCGCGCCGGCCCGAGATCCTCGAGATCTGCCGAGCGAACGAGATCCTCGTCCTCGAGGACAACCCGTACGGGCTGCTGCATTTCGACGAGCCCGCTCCGAATGCGCTGCGGTCGCTCGACCCCGAGGGCGTCATCTACCTCGGCTCCTTCTCGAAGACCCTCGCCCCGGGGTTCCGGGTGGGCTGGGCGCTCGCCCCGCACGCGATCCGCGAGAAGCTCATCCTCGCGGCGGAGTCGGCGGTGCTGTCGCCGTCGTCCTTCAGCCAGCTCGTCGTCTCGGAGTACCTGGCCACCGCCGACTGGCGCGGGCAGATCGACACGTTCCGCGGCGTCTACCGCGAACGCAAGGACGCGATGATCGAGGCACTCGGCGAGTACCTGCCGCAGTTGTCGTGGACCAACCCGAACGGCGGGTTCTACGTCTGGGTCACGATGCCCGACATGCTCGACTCGAAGCAGATGCTGCCCCGCGCCGTGAAGGAGCTCGTCGCCTATACGCCCGGAACGGCATTCTTCGCCGACGGACGCGGCCGTCACGCGATGCGGCTGTCGTTCTGCTATCCGACACCCGACGCGATCCGGCTCGGCATCCGTCGCCTGGCGACCGTGGTGAACGGCGAGCTCGACCTGCTCGACACGTTCGCCGGCACGGGCACCCTGCAGCTCCCGCCAACTCCGGGCGTGGAGCAGGCGCCGCCCTCCGACCTCAAGTAG
- the trxA gene encoding thioredoxin: MSARAVTEATFEQEVLNNDKPVIVDFWAEWCGPCRAVSPILDQIATEHADKIDIVKLNVDEHPSLAMKYQITAIPAFKVFKGGEVVQSFVGAKPKPALEADLAAYIS; this comes from the coding sequence ATGAGCGCACGCGCTGTGACCGAGGCCACCTTCGAGCAGGAGGTCCTCAACAACGACAAGCCCGTCATCGTCGACTTCTGGGCCGAGTGGTGCGGACCGTGTCGCGCGGTCAGCCCGATCCTCGACCAGATCGCGACCGAGCACGCCGACAAGATCGACATCGTCAAGCTCAACGTCGACGAGCACCCCTCGCTCGCGATGAAGTACCAGATCACCGCGATCCCCGCGTTCAAGGTGTTCAAGGGCGGCGAGGTCGTGCAGAGCTTCGTCGGCGCCAAGCCGAAGCCCGCCCTCGAGGCCGACCTCGCCGCCTACATCTCGTAG
- the trxB gene encoding thioredoxin-disulfide reductase: protein MRDIIIIGSGPAGFTAAIYAARAQLKPLLIASSVEIGGELMNTTEVENYPGFPEGIMGPDLMTNFQQQAERFGTEVVYDDVVELELDGPVKRVKLGNGGVEEARTIIYATGSAYRKLGLPEEEVLSGHGLSWCATCDGFFFRQKTIAVVGGGDSAMEEATFLTRFADKVYVIHRRDSLKASKIMQQRAFDNEKIEFIWNAEVARLLGETAVTGVTLRDTVTGDERDLPLDGLFVAIGNDPRTHLVHGKLDLTPEGTVAVAGRSSKTSVAGVFAAGDVIDPHYRQAITAAGSGAAAALDAEHFLASIGNENAAEALLENEFAVVD from the coding sequence TTGCGCGACATCATCATCATCGGTTCGGGCCCGGCCGGGTTCACCGCCGCGATCTACGCGGCCCGCGCGCAGCTGAAACCCCTGCTCATCGCGAGCTCCGTCGAGATCGGCGGCGAGCTCATGAACACGACCGAGGTCGAGAATTACCCCGGGTTCCCCGAGGGCATCATGGGCCCCGACCTCATGACGAACTTCCAGCAGCAGGCCGAGCGCTTCGGCACCGAGGTCGTCTACGACGACGTGGTCGAGCTCGAGCTCGACGGACCGGTCAAGCGCGTGAAGCTCGGCAACGGCGGTGTCGAAGAGGCGCGCACGATCATCTATGCGACCGGCTCGGCCTACCGCAAGCTCGGCCTCCCCGAAGAGGAGGTGCTGTCGGGTCACGGCCTGTCGTGGTGCGCGACGTGCGACGGCTTCTTCTTCCGCCAGAAGACGATCGCGGTGGTCGGCGGCGGCGACTCGGCGATGGAGGAGGCGACGTTCCTCACGCGCTTCGCCGACAAGGTCTACGTGATCCACCGCCGCGACTCGCTCAAGGCCTCGAAGATCATGCAGCAGCGCGCCTTCGACAACGAGAAGATCGAGTTCATCTGGAACGCCGAAGTGGCCCGCCTGCTCGGCGAAACCGCCGTGACCGGTGTCACCCTGCGCGACACGGTGACGGGCGACGAGCGCGACCTGCCGCTCGACGGACTGTTCGTCGCGATCGGCAACGACCCGCGCACGCACCTCGTGCACGGCAAGCTCGACCTGACCCCCGAGGGCACGGTCGCGGTCGCGGGCCGCAGCTCCAAGACGAGCGTCGCGGGCGTCTTCGCCGCCGGCGACGTCATCGACCCCCACTACCGCCAGGCGATCACCGCCGCCGGCTCGGGCGCGGCCGCCGCACTCGACGCCGAGCACTTCCTCGCGTCGATCGGCAACGAGAACGCCGCCGAGGCGCTGCTCGAGAACGAGTTCGCCGTCGTCGACTGA
- the murJ gene encoding murein biosynthesis integral membrane protein MurJ — MTDDRIGRASLFLASGTLVSRILGFVKAIVLAATIGVVGSVSGDAFAVANGLPNTVYVIVAGGVLSAVLVPQIVRASAHADGGSGYINKLLTLAMVILLGATIVATALAPLLTTLYAGTNKTMLPLAIAFAWWCMPQIFFYGLYTLLGEVLNARRSFGPFTWVPVLNNIVAIAGLVVFGLVFGFDPDGHREVGDWTSGMVALLAGSATLGIAVQALVLFWFWRRVGLRFRPDFAWRGAGLRTAGKLAGWTFGMLLLTTFAGIVQSRVLSIASGYGASVAAVDTAWLVFMLPHSVITVSIATAYFTRMSEHAARDDHDEVRADLSSAVRGVLVILMLAAVGLMVVAYPFGAVFQTGFAAASAIGNILIAFAIGLVPFSLLFVVQRTFYALNDTRTPFFFTLFQVIVFTVAAFSCLVLPREWIGVGVALATTLAVIAQFVLATLLLRRRLTTLDGRRIGVAVLRSIAALIVPVITGVVLLVLLGGTTEGGFAVSGRFGAIISMVVIGAVMSALYFGGLWLLRSPEFRGFAEPAIARLRRR; from the coding sequence GTGACTGACGACCGAATCGGCCGCGCGAGTCTCTTCCTCGCCTCGGGCACCCTCGTCTCGCGCATCCTCGGGTTCGTCAAGGCGATCGTGCTCGCCGCCACGATCGGCGTCGTCGGCTCGGTCAGCGGCGACGCCTTCGCCGTGGCCAACGGCCTGCCGAACACGGTCTACGTCATCGTCGCCGGCGGCGTGCTGAGCGCGGTGCTCGTCCCGCAGATCGTGCGCGCATCGGCCCACGCCGACGGCGGAAGCGGCTACATCAACAAGCTGCTCACCCTTGCGATGGTGATCCTGCTCGGCGCGACGATCGTCGCGACCGCGCTCGCACCGCTGCTGACGACGCTCTACGCGGGCACGAACAAGACGATGCTGCCGCTCGCGATCGCGTTCGCGTGGTGGTGCATGCCGCAGATCTTCTTCTACGGCCTGTACACGCTCCTCGGCGAGGTGCTCAACGCCCGGCGCAGCTTCGGACCCTTCACCTGGGTGCCTGTGCTGAACAACATCGTGGCCATCGCCGGCCTCGTCGTGTTCGGCTTGGTCTTCGGTTTCGATCCCGACGGCCATCGCGAGGTCGGCGACTGGACGAGCGGCATGGTCGCGCTCCTCGCAGGCTCGGCGACGCTCGGTATCGCCGTGCAGGCCCTGGTCCTGTTCTGGTTCTGGCGGCGGGTCGGACTGCGATTCCGGCCCGACTTCGCCTGGCGGGGCGCCGGACTTCGGACCGCGGGCAAGCTCGCCGGCTGGACGTTCGGCATGCTCTTGCTCACGACGTTCGCCGGCATCGTGCAGTCGCGGGTGCTTTCGATCGCGTCGGGTTACGGTGCCTCGGTCGCTGCCGTCGACACGGCCTGGCTCGTCTTCATGCTGCCCCACTCGGTCATCACGGTCTCGATCGCGACCGCGTACTTCACACGCATGAGCGAGCACGCCGCTCGCGACGACCACGACGAGGTCCGCGCCGACCTCTCGAGCGCCGTGCGCGGCGTGCTCGTGATCCTCATGCTCGCGGCGGTAGGCCTCATGGTCGTCGCCTATCCGTTCGGCGCGGTGTTCCAGACCGGATTCGCCGCGGCATCGGCCATCGGCAACATCCTGATCGCGTTCGCAATCGGGCTGGTGCCGTTCAGTCTCCTGTTCGTCGTGCAGCGCACGTTCTACGCGCTCAACGACACGCGGACGCCCTTCTTCTTCACGCTGTTCCAGGTGATCGTGTTCACGGTCGCGGCGTTCTCGTGCCTGGTCCTGCCGCGTGAGTGGATCGGCGTCGGCGTGGCACTCGCCACCACCCTCGCCGTCATCGCGCAGTTCGTGCTCGCGACGCTGCTGCTGCGTCGTCGACTGACGACGCTCGACGGTCGCCGCATCGGCGTCGCCGTCCTCCGCTCGATCGCCGCGCTCATCGTCCCCGTCATCACCGGCGTCGTGTTGCTCGTGCTGCTCGGTGGAACCACCGAAGGCGGTTTCGCCGTGTCGGGCCGCTTCGGCGCGATCATCTCGATGGTCGTCATCGGCGCCGTGATGTCGGCGCTCTACTTCGGCGGCCTCTGGCTGCTGCGCTCGCCCGAGTTCCGCGGCTTCGCCGAACCGGCGATCGCCCGTCTCCGCCGGCGCTGA
- a CDS encoding DUF6049 family protein, whose translation MAAESTPARARGDRHSPQRHPTQNRPPQSNLPQDPASTPPGTGSPISKRRGIAIGIAAAAVAAVVATPFGALAASGAASEAVSTSGSASAGASLTARADSGAGRTGAARADAAAKSANPGSTEEAGVRLHVAPATSTTIDPAKPLTVQVEIENATTEEIAGGTVVLTRADAPIDDADELDAWLGTGDGTPLASVKLGEAESRATSAGGSSMVSFTVPSSALGALDAPVVGLGVSLVVDGSTVATGADAFATPAGSTGPKTTVTLVYPLTVPEQTTGMIDAATLEEWTAQLGLLDRQLDAVADRPVAIGIDPRIIASIRALGSSAPESATAWLSRLGSVTNEIFPLAYADADVALQAQLGLTTMLAPTSFSDVLDPANFATPVAPEPDDGGGQADEQAPVDEPTPTDSEQAPTSVAPTPTGSPTPTPTETAPAPGELPTNEALLAWPYTRTDLAWPADDTVATGDLGRLDAAGLTTSILAPGNVATAATRVSANTSIEGSTALVADGRLNTPLREAADAESETEWRSATGGLLAEFAVAPATDGSALLATFDRDAGEHSVRVGATLDQLARDPAVQPTGLAGVIGAPPVARQLVDEPEDAQRVATTQRMLDLEAETGEFATVLSDPRLLTGPVRRDLLALLDVAWLQDPTAWDAAAAQWLADRRATLASVSVVPSSSVNIFARETPLPITVLNALPYPVTVVVSADPSNGRLVVEESVTETIPAESRSTVNVPIAAGVGRGEVTIGISLASPTGVPVGRTVYISGNVQADWEGLGAAILATAVVLFFGFGIWRNIRRRRKQRAAEAATPAEPVTDGDEADAAAEVAAEAEVAPDSAAEAVPGEAGAPETGEAAVDPEPDPEDHKRD comes from the coding sequence ATGGCAGCCGAGTCGACCCCTGCGCGCGCGCGCGGCGATCGGCATTCCCCGCAGCGTCATCCCACGCAGAATCGCCCCCCGCAGAGCAACCTCCCGCAGGACCCGGCCTCGACGCCCCCCGGGACGGGCAGCCCCATCTCGAAGCGGCGCGGCATCGCGATCGGCATCGCCGCGGCCGCGGTCGCGGCGGTGGTCGCGACCCCCTTCGGCGCGCTCGCGGCCTCCGGGGCGGCCTCCGAAGCGGTCTCGACCTCGGGGTCGGCCTCGGCGGGCGCCTCGCTCACCGCTCGGGCCGACTCCGGCGCCGGCCGGACCGGCGCCGCACGTGCGGACGCGGCCGCGAAGTCCGCGAATCCCGGGTCGACCGAGGAGGCGGGTGTACGACTGCACGTCGCCCCCGCGACGTCGACGACGATCGACCCCGCCAAGCCCCTGACCGTGCAGGTCGAGATCGAGAACGCGACCACCGAGGAGATCGCCGGCGGCACCGTCGTGCTGACCCGCGCGGATGCGCCGATCGACGACGCCGACGAGCTCGATGCCTGGCTCGGCACGGGCGACGGGACACCGCTCGCGTCGGTGAAGCTCGGCGAGGCCGAGTCGCGGGCGACCTCGGCGGGCGGGTCGTCGATGGTCTCGTTCACCGTGCCCTCCAGCGCGCTGGGCGCCCTCGACGCGCCTGTCGTCGGACTCGGCGTCTCCCTGGTCGTCGACGGCTCGACCGTCGCGACGGGTGCCGACGCGTTCGCGACACCCGCGGGCAGTACAGGTCCGAAGACCACGGTGACGCTCGTCTACCCGCTCACCGTGCCCGAGCAGACGACCGGCATGATCGACGCGGCGACCCTCGAGGAGTGGACTGCACAGCTCGGGCTCCTCGACCGCCAGCTCGACGCCGTGGCCGATCGCCCCGTCGCGATCGGCATCGATCCGCGCATCATCGCCTCGATCCGGGCGCTCGGCAGCTCGGCACCCGAGTCGGCCACCGCGTGGCTGAGCCGGCTGGGCTCGGTCACCAACGAGATATTCCCGCTCGCGTATGCCGATGCGGATGTCGCGTTGCAGGCGCAGCTCGGACTCACGACGATGCTCGCACCGACGAGCTTCAGCGACGTGCTCGACCCCGCGAACTTCGCGACACCGGTCGCGCCCGAACCCGACGACGGCGGCGGCCAGGCCGACGAGCAGGCCCCCGTGGACGAGCCCACTCCCACCGACTCCGAGCAGGCGCCCACGTCCGTCGCCCCGACGCCGACCGGGTCCCCGACCCCCACCCCGACCGAGACGGCACCGGCCCCCGGCGAGCTCCCCACGAACGAGGCGCTGCTGGCCTGGCCGTACACGCGCACCGATCTCGCGTGGCCGGCCGACGACACGGTCGCGACCGGTGACCTCGGGCGGCTCGACGCGGCGGGTCTGACGACGTCGATCCTCGCGCCGGGCAACGTCGCCACGGCGGCGACCCGCGTGTCGGCGAACACCTCCATCGAAGGCTCGACGGCGCTCGTCGCCGACGGCCGGTTGAACACGCCGCTGCGCGAGGCCGCAGACGCCGAGAGCGAGACCGAGTGGCGTTCGGCGACGGGCGGCCTCCTCGCCGAGTTCGCGGTCGCGCCGGCGACGGATGGGTCGGCGCTGCTCGCGACGTTCGACCGCGACGCGGGCGAGCACTCGGTGCGCGTCGGGGCGACGCTCGACCAGCTCGCCCGCGACCCGGCGGTACAGCCCACTGGTCTCGCGGGCGTGATCGGTGCTCCGCCCGTCGCGCGCCAGCTCGTCGACGAGCCCGAAGACGCGCAGCGCGTGGCGACCACCCAGCGCATGCTCGACCTCGAGGCCGAGACCGGCGAGTTCGCGACCGTCCTCTCCGACCCGCGCCTCCTCACCGGCCCGGTGCGCCGCGACCTGCTGGCGCTGCTCGACGTCGCCTGGCTGCAGGACCCGACGGCCTGGGATGCAGCGGCCGCGCAGTGGCTCGCCGACCGCCGCGCGACCCTCGCGAGCGTCTCGGTCGTGCCCTCCTCGAGCGTCAACATCTTCGCCCGCGAGACGCCGCTGCCCATCACGGTGCTGAACGCGCTGCCGTATCCGGTGACCGTCGTCGTGTCGGCCGACCCGTCGAACGGCCGGCTCGTCGTCGAGGAGAGCGTCACGGAGACCATCCCCGCGGAGTCGCGCAGCACCGTCAATGTGCCGATCGCGGCCGGGGTCGGGCGCGGCGAGGTCACGATCGGCATCTCGCTCGCCTCGCCGACCGGGGTCCCGGTCGGTCGCACCGTCTACATCAGCGGCAACGTGCAGGCCGACTGGGAGGGACTCGGCGCCGCCATCCTGGCGACTGCCGTCGTGCTCTTCTTCGGATTCGGCATCTGGCGCAACATCCGTCGCCGCCGCAAGCAGCGCGCCGCCGAGGCGGCGACACCGGCCGAGCCGGTTACCGACGGTGATGAGGCGGATGCCGCAGCCGAGGTCGCCGCGGAGGCCGAGGTGGCTCCCGACTCCGCCGCCGAAGCGGTTCCCGGCGAAGCCGGCGCCCCCGAGACCGGCGAGGCCGCCGTCGACCCCGAACCAGATCCGGAGGACCACAAGCGTGACTGA